Proteins co-encoded in one Gleimia hominis genomic window:
- a CDS encoding ABC transporter substrate-binding protein has protein sequence MQLTRRSLLKSGVLGLGLFGLVGLNGCSTEASSGSKKGGDGETKKMTLWTWPEGFGEKLLEEVKTNLKQYDLSQNVIGGDFKQKLTTAFTAASGLPDITGVKGQDLPFFLTQDKYFEDLNELGAKDIKDQYLEWKWDEATTHDGKQIGIPIDIGPTVLFYRNDVMEEAGLPSEPDELAKAIHEWDAFIELGKELKSKRENTFLIRNCSGMFGTIRAQSGKDFIDEDDNYIGDQEHVRHAWDESLKALDAGIVAKLQADTADTAAAVNDGRLPADFGASWHLADLQVDAPETKGKWRVCKHPGSPTNNGGSFLTIPKGVDDPKASFELIKFILNPKNQAYEYQDKGNFPSTPASYEMEEVSGPVEFLGGQKAAEVFGDAAKEVKPVFKHAHSDTVSAPFTAELENVESSGKDRDQAWKDAVTASKRMAEQVGLKVR, from the coding sequence ATGCAGTTAACACGACGATCGTTGTTGAAATCGGGCGTATTGGGGCTAGGCCTATTTGGACTAGTAGGTTTAAACGGTTGTTCAACCGAGGCCTCATCTGGATCTAAAAAAGGCGGCGACGGCGAAACTAAGAAAATGACCCTGTGGACATGGCCAGAGGGTTTTGGTGAGAAGCTGCTGGAGGAAGTTAAGACAAATCTAAAACAGTATGACCTGAGCCAAAACGTTATTGGTGGGGACTTCAAACAGAAACTAACCACAGCATTCACCGCTGCGTCGGGACTTCCCGATATCACTGGGGTTAAGGGCCAAGACCTCCCCTTCTTCCTAACCCAAGATAAGTACTTCGAAGACCTAAACGAGCTCGGTGCCAAAGACATCAAAGACCAGTACCTCGAGTGGAAATGGGATGAGGCCACCACGCACGACGGTAAGCAAATCGGGATCCCAATCGACATTGGCCCCACCGTCTTGTTCTATCGTAACGACGTGATGGAAGAAGCGGGTCTGCCGTCAGAGCCCGATGAGCTGGCGAAGGCAATCCACGAGTGGGACGCGTTCATTGAACTGGGCAAAGAACTGAAGAGCAAGCGAGAGAACACGTTCTTGATCCGTAACTGCTCGGGCATGTTCGGCACCATCCGGGCGCAGTCTGGTAAAGACTTCATCGACGAGGATGACAACTACATTGGCGACCAGGAGCACGTACGCCACGCTTGGGACGAGAGCTTGAAGGCCCTAGACGCGGGGATTGTTGCGAAACTGCAGGCAGACACGGCAGACACAGCGGCAGCTGTGAACGATGGCCGGCTCCCCGCAGACTTCGGGGCCTCCTGGCACCTCGCGGACCTGCAGGTGGACGCGCCAGAGACAAAGGGTAAGTGGCGCGTGTGCAAGCACCCGGGCAGCCCCACTAACAACGGTGGTTCGTTCCTCACGATCCCGAAGGGCGTGGACGATCCGAAGGCCTCATTTGAACTGATTAAGTTCATTTTGAACCCGAAGAACCAGGCTTACGAATACCAAGATAAAGGGAACTTCCCCTCCACCCCCGCCTCATACGAGATGGAGGAAGTGTCGGGCCCAGTTGAGTTCTTGGGCGGCCAGAAAGCAGCGGAAGTGTTCGGCGACGCGGCGAAAGAGGTGAAACCTGTTTTCAAACACGCGCACTCAGACACCGTGTCTGCACCGTTCACGGCGGAACTGGAGAACGTGGAATCTTCCGGTAAAGATCGCGACCAAGCGTGGAAAGATGCGGTTACCGCGTCGAAGCGTATGGCCGAGCAAGTTGGTTTAAAGGTTAGGTAA
- a CDS encoding 6-phospho-beta-glucosidase: MILTILGGGGFRVPLVYQAILKDTSDERVTELRLYDIDESRLQTIYRVLIELNETADYHPRIVATTDLVEAIAGADFIFSAIRVGGTQGRALDEVISLKHGVIGQETVGAGGISYALRGIPEVVAIALQVKKHAPNAWVINFTNPAGIMSEVMQRYIPGRVVGICDSPVGLARRILTALQRAQLLPQDLSTNVPGNKRVHVEYAGLNHLGWITKLLVDGQDVIPVLLQRPDLIESFEEGRLFGANLVQSLGSVPNEYLHYYYYPRENLQTDQKSDHTRGRYLEEQQNRFYTQAESTETGVFDLWERTRLEREQTYMATNREATGNFERDTQDLESGGYDKIALAIMHAIANDVPAELILNVANQGVIKELDDSAVVEIPCRVDGRGIHLPETAYLPDHARGLVVNAKYVERETILAALDHSRSDAILALAHHPLVDSFNVATQLLDDLVAHFEALQPLGKHDV; the protein is encoded by the coding sequence ATGATTTTGACGATTCTGGGCGGCGGGGGCTTCCGCGTACCTCTGGTCTATCAAGCGATCTTAAAAGACACCTCGGACGAGCGCGTTACTGAACTGCGCCTGTACGATATTGACGAATCTCGACTCCAAACCATCTACCGCGTCCTCATTGAACTGAACGAAACCGCTGACTACCACCCGCGTATCGTGGCCACGACGGACCTGGTTGAAGCGATCGCGGGCGCGGACTTCATCTTCTCTGCAATCCGCGTGGGTGGCACCCAGGGGCGGGCATTGGACGAAGTCATTTCCCTTAAACACGGCGTTATCGGCCAAGAAACCGTTGGGGCAGGGGGGATTTCGTACGCGCTTCGGGGGATTCCTGAGGTCGTGGCAATCGCTTTACAGGTTAAGAAACACGCTCCGAACGCGTGGGTCATCAACTTCACGAACCCCGCGGGCATCATGTCCGAAGTGATGCAGCGCTACATCCCCGGCCGTGTCGTCGGAATCTGCGACTCCCCGGTGGGGCTAGCCCGCCGGATCCTCACCGCTTTGCAACGCGCCCAACTGCTTCCGCAGGACCTGTCTACCAACGTTCCTGGCAACAAACGCGTGCACGTGGAATACGCGGGGCTCAACCACCTCGGGTGGATCACAAAACTCCTGGTGGATGGGCAAGACGTTATCCCCGTGTTACTGCAACGCCCAGACCTCATTGAATCCTTCGAAGAAGGCCGGCTATTCGGCGCGAACCTGGTGCAAAGCCTGGGGAGTGTACCCAACGAATACCTGCACTACTACTATTACCCGCGCGAGAACCTCCAGACCGATCAAAAATCGGACCACACGCGCGGCCGGTACCTGGAAGAGCAACAAAACCGGTTCTACACGCAAGCCGAATCAACCGAGACCGGCGTGTTTGACCTGTGGGAACGCACCCGGCTTGAGCGCGAACAAACGTACATGGCGACGAACCGGGAAGCAACCGGTAACTTTGAACGCGACACGCAAGATTTGGAAAGCGGGGGGTACGACAAAATAGCGCTCGCGATCATGCATGCGATCGCGAATGACGTGCCGGCAGAACTGATCCTTAACGTTGCGAACCAAGGGGTTATTAAAGAACTGGATGATTCCGCGGTTGTGGAAATCCCCTGCCGGGTGGATGGGCGCGGAATCCACCTGCCCGAAACCGCTTACCTACCAGACCACGCGCGCGGCCTAGTGGTGAACGCGAAGTACGTGGAGCGGGAAACGATTCTGGCGGCGCTGGACCACTCGCGTTCCGACGCGATCTTGGCGCTTGCACACCACCCCCTGGTGGATTCCTTTAACGTCGCCACGCAGCTGTTAGACGACCTAGTGGCCCACTTCGAAGCCCTGCAACCGTTAGGAAAACACGATGTTTGA
- a CDS encoding carbohydrate ABC transporter permease: MALLTRKPKIFKVKARDGQPEREIALRRKPPRPSVIARHGFLILGALISLFPFYWMIVLSTHPSSVIFKFPPVVLPGEKFLENFGTVMSRVNIWGAMLNTTFVALTVTFLGLFISSITAFAFAKYRFPGRNFLFGIIMATFLLPAQLATIPQFLLISKLGWVSQLKALIFPALAGAFGIFWLRQYATSAIPTELLEAARLDGCGFFRQYIHVCLPTIKPALAFLGMFTFIGSWNDFMWPLIVLNDPHKLTLQVALSQLKSAHGTDYGMLMASSLIAVVPLILVFIIGARQFISGITDGALKG; encoded by the coding sequence ATGGCTCTTTTGACCCGTAAACCTAAGATTTTTAAAGTCAAGGCACGCGATGGGCAGCCGGAACGCGAAATCGCTTTGCGCCGCAAACCACCCCGCCCTTCAGTTATTGCCCGCCACGGGTTTTTGATTCTGGGCGCGTTAATATCACTGTTCCCGTTCTACTGGATGATAGTGCTGTCCACGCACCCGTCGTCGGTGATTTTCAAGTTCCCACCCGTGGTTTTGCCGGGCGAGAAGTTCTTGGAGAACTTCGGGACGGTGATGTCTAGGGTCAACATTTGGGGCGCGATGCTCAACACCACGTTCGTGGCGTTAACCGTGACGTTCCTGGGTTTGTTCATCTCTTCCATCACCGCGTTCGCGTTCGCGAAATACCGGTTCCCGGGGCGGAACTTCCTGTTTGGCATCATCATGGCCACGTTCCTGCTGCCCGCTCAGCTGGCTACTATTCCACAGTTCTTGCTGATCAGTAAGCTCGGGTGGGTGAGCCAGTTGAAGGCACTGATTTTCCCAGCCCTCGCGGGCGCGTTCGGGATTTTCTGGTTGCGCCAGTACGCCACCAGCGCGATCCCAACTGAGCTTCTGGAGGCCGCGCGGCTGGATGGGTGCGGGTTTTTCCGCCAGTACATTCACGTGTGCCTGCCCACCATTAAACCTGCGTTAGCGTTCTTGGGGATGTTCACGTTCATTGGTTCATGGAACGACTTTATGTGGCCGTTGATCGTGCTCAACGATCCGCATAAACTCACCCTGCAGGTGGCGTTGAGCCAGTTGAAGTCTGCGCACGGCACGGATTACGGCATGTTGATGGCTTCTTCACTGATCGCGGTTGTCCCCCTGATTTTGGTGTTCATCATTGGTGCCCGCCAGTTCATCTCCGGTATTACCGACGGCGCTTTGAAAGGTTAG
- a CDS encoding DeoR/GlpR family DNA-binding transcription regulator, with translation MYYVYMLKVERQAAIVDLLRVKGSLSVSQIVNELEVSPSTARRDLIDLQESGRVGRTWGGARLIDQVDDPFEEALERQTAAKQSIGTAAAELVPDGAAVYIDVGTTCYNVAASLVRRNVVVVTASLPTFEMLRKQSRPDRPRICLVGGEWSERYMCFSGNDVVSVLERRSIDIAFIGCSGIDQGGRVRDNSSSQTTIKQAVLAASARSYVLADARKFPGKGAYIPFAVSDTAGIITDVDVLPPTVKELRVKNRIEVINV, from the coding sequence ATGTATTATGTTTATATGCTTAAAGTGGAGCGCCAGGCAGCAATCGTTGATTTACTGCGGGTAAAGGGTAGTTTGTCGGTTTCCCAAATTGTGAATGAGCTCGAGGTGAGCCCCTCGACGGCCCGCCGTGACTTGATTGACTTGCAGGAATCTGGGCGAGTTGGGCGCACTTGGGGTGGGGCCAGATTAATTGACCAGGTCGACGACCCTTTTGAGGAAGCGCTAGAACGGCAAACCGCAGCTAAACAATCGATCGGAACAGCGGCGGCAGAATTGGTGCCCGATGGTGCGGCCGTGTACATCGACGTGGGCACCACTTGTTATAACGTGGCTGCATCATTGGTGCGCCGCAACGTCGTTGTAGTAACCGCCTCGCTTCCAACATTTGAGATGCTCCGCAAACAATCTCGCCCAGACCGCCCCCGCATCTGCCTGGTGGGCGGGGAATGGTCCGAACGCTACATGTGCTTTTCCGGTAACGACGTCGTATCCGTACTAGAGCGCCGCTCCATCGATATCGCGTTCATCGGCTGCTCCGGCATCGACCAGGGTGGGCGGGTGCGCGACAACTCGTCCTCACAAACCACTATTAAACAAGCAGTCCTCGCCGCGTCGGCACGCAGCTACGTACTGGCGGACGCACGCAAATTTCCAGGGAAAGGAGCTTATATCCCATTCGCAGTTTCTGATACTGCGGGCATCATCACCGACGTCGACGTTCTTCCCCCAACTGTTAAAGAACTGCGCGTCAAGAACAGAATTGAGGTTATTAACGTATGA
- a CDS encoding alkaline phosphatase family protein, whose amino-acid sequence MKLLLICLDGVRADYALPDFMEENPLFKTPDHPADPRFSSGGKDHTLPPQERPKNLARTLNRLGRGDEHSEGKVIPMWMTPPTDSGPGWSTIITGATHEECNVWWNEFVGHELAKTPDILSRVFFANPKARTLAACTWDAFTVGSGPGPMIHQRVDQQRTGQHKVFHPDVSNGVPAADASVIQWATWHLLHEGPDAAVVYLEGVDAAGHAHGAESEQYRDAISQVDEWVRYLIKAVAERYEQLGEEWLVAVTTDHGHKPEGGHGEDEVEVRRSFLITHMIGGQLPQVIRDKEVLHSHEVMWLLLDAMGVKSGSYDAPGVGELQDIETVGPTRNLDFEW is encoded by the coding sequence ATGAAACTGCTTTTAATCTGTCTTGATGGCGTGCGTGCAGACTACGCGCTGCCGGACTTTATGGAAGAAAACCCGCTTTTTAAAACCCCAGACCACCCTGCGGACCCGCGTTTTTCCAGTGGCGGCAAAGACCACACGCTCCCACCGCAAGAGCGGCCTAAAAACCTGGCGCGCACCCTGAATCGGCTCGGTCGGGGCGATGAGCATTCCGAAGGCAAAGTGATTCCCATGTGGATGACTCCACCCACGGATTCCGGGCCCGGTTGGTCCACGATCATCACCGGGGCAACGCATGAGGAATGCAACGTGTGGTGGAATGAGTTCGTTGGCCACGAGCTAGCGAAAACCCCCGATATTCTTTCGCGCGTTTTCTTCGCCAACCCGAAAGCCCGTACTTTGGCGGCATGCACGTGGGATGCGTTCACCGTCGGATCTGGGCCTGGACCCATGATTCACCAGCGCGTGGACCAGCAGCGAACGGGCCAGCACAAAGTGTTCCACCCGGACGTTTCAAACGGCGTGCCAGCTGCGGACGCGTCCGTTATCCAGTGGGCCACTTGGCATTTATTGCATGAGGGCCCAGACGCGGCCGTGGTCTATCTGGAGGGCGTGGACGCGGCGGGGCATGCGCACGGCGCGGAGTCTGAACAGTACCGCGACGCCATCTCTCAGGTGGATGAGTGGGTGCGATACCTCATTAAAGCCGTTGCGGAACGCTACGAGCAGTTGGGCGAAGAATGGCTGGTGGCAGTCACCACGGACCACGGGCACAAGCCGGAAGGTGGGCACGGTGAAGATGAAGTGGAGGTGCGCCGCAGCTTCCTCATCACCCACATGATTGGCGGCCAGCTTCCGCAAGTTATTCGCGATAAAGAGGTTCTTCATTCCCATGAGGTCATGTGGTTGCTCCTCGACGCGATGGGTGTTAAAAGCGGTAGTTATGACGCCCCAGGGGTAGGCGAGCTACAGGATATTGAAACCGTGGGCCCCACCCGGAACCTCGACTTCGAATGGTGA
- a CDS encoding carbohydrate ABC transporter permease, translating into MASPRLRKKQGTTAEYDERAKKRKRARWIKAIPQYIAVSPYFFFFTVFGAMPIIFTMVLAFTDWSGLGEIHFVGLTNFKYLVSDPLFYKSLANTLILWVMGTVPTLTFATILALMLNSVIRFSTTYRVIYLIPNITSMVAMGILFSSIFSSQFGLANAFVRTLGMSNIPWLQSEWGIKIAISALTTWAFVGYNALLILAGLQAIDKTQYEQAALDGANGWQTFFRITLPQLRPIVLFITLMSTIGSLQSFTEAQVLTSSTSSGAASAGGVGNSGLTMVLYFFSVAFQENRYGYGAAIAWGVFVIVMFFSFINWLITKERKDKVR; encoded by the coding sequence ATGGCATCGCCTCGATTACGTAAAAAACAGGGCACAACAGCTGAATACGATGAAAGAGCTAAAAAACGGAAGCGAGCCAGATGGATTAAGGCGATACCACAATACATAGCCGTCTCTCCCTACTTCTTCTTTTTCACCGTATTCGGCGCCATGCCCATTATTTTTACGATGGTGTTGGCGTTTACAGACTGGTCGGGGCTAGGTGAGATTCACTTTGTTGGGTTAACCAACTTCAAGTACCTAGTCTCCGACCCCCTGTTCTACAAGTCATTAGCCAACACGTTGATACTGTGGGTTATGGGTACGGTCCCAACGTTGACGTTCGCCACGATTTTGGCGTTGATGCTCAACTCGGTGATCCGGTTTTCCACCACGTATCGGGTTATTTATTTGATTCCCAACATCACCTCTATGGTGGCGATGGGGATTCTTTTCAGTTCAATCTTCTCTAGCCAGTTTGGTTTAGCGAATGCGTTTGTGCGCACGCTGGGGATGTCGAACATCCCCTGGTTGCAAAGCGAGTGGGGCATTAAGATCGCAATTTCTGCACTCACCACGTGGGCGTTCGTGGGTTATAACGCCCTGCTGATTCTGGCGGGGTTGCAGGCGATTGATAAAACGCAGTATGAACAGGCCGCACTCGATGGCGCGAACGGTTGGCAAACATTCTTCCGCATCACGCTCCCCCAGTTGCGGCCCATCGTTTTGTTCATCACCCTCATGTCGACTATTGGTTCGCTGCAAAGCTTCACGGAAGCGCAGGTGCTAACTTCTTCTACCTCTTCGGGCGCTGCCTCTGCTGGTGGTGTGGGGAACTCAGGTTTGACGATGGTGCTGTACTTCTTCTCGGTTGCTTTCCAAGAAAACCGGTACGGGTACGGTGCGGCGATCGCATGGGGTGTGTTTGTGATCGTCATGTTCTTCTCGTTTATTAACTGGCTTATCACTAAGGAACGTAAGGATAAGGTGCGGTAA
- a CDS encoding alpha-mannosidase, with protein MFDDRNLVEERISDLVERLERASTRTVTTATAGAWRAPGEPVDFHTATAQTYEPFAAGTPWGPAWSTWWFEIRGQVPAEYLHADLELKIDLGFEGDWPGNQSEGMVYTRQGTPLKAINPMNNEVALNHGHFASQPDTQILDGEGRFHVFVEAGCNPNMGGFMNHPSAQGDLRTRTEENLWVFKGAEVIVRDRDVWGLQLDMEVLNGLMLELPADSTRRAVILRQLERAANTLEAGPLERTADEARQVLAPVIDSGVGGSAQQMTAVGHAHIDSAWLWPIRETRRKVVRTYSNVTALAQQYPDMRFACTSAQHYEWLRQDSPEVYARVKEMVARGQWEVVGGMWVEPDANLPSGEALVRQLTVGLKWFQDHLGVRPRCLWLPDSFGYNGALPQIAKLAGMQYFFTQKLNWNQTNTMPHHTFWWEGIDGTRIFTHFPPVDCYDSIVSPKEVRFAEKNFKEKGLTPYSLLPYGYGDGGGGPTREMVERVRRLSNCEGAPAVRSGGVEEFFDRARADYPDAPVWSGEMYLEFHRGVYTSAHRLKQGNRRVEAAMFELEWLATAVSQLGNTADSRRYPHAELTQLWQRMLLLQFHDILPGTGIAWVNQDAQAEYAQLADDIEGMRGKLIRQLDHASQTQAEESTADAQEQAEEKAESDKAQPKDPATETGAKIGVGEHKALTVLNAAPIDRTEVIEAAGELALVNVPSMSRTPLEEAVCKPENTVTLEKTVTRDKRERAGSEVGKQTRAAKQTEPSEQVDLAEQADAEAEAGYVLDNGKIRVTISADGLITQIRDLVAEREVLATGAAANLLRLHPDNPSCFDAWELQHHYRANHQDVTAVESIETHAEPLRGTVRVTRRHGDSTFVQTISLDADATHVDFALDVDWHERAKVLKVLFPLDIAATDVKDEIPFGWISRPMQTNTPWDFARFETSGQRWMLLDEPGYAVALANDSTYGHDVHPLTTAGARRAGVRVGLTALRSAQAPDPHVDEGQQSLRYRLQVGSDVRKATELGIGLNQPIRTRTAKVNATSLASLTTAATHAHAVIDSVKRADDESGDLIVRLHENAGVGSEVALTLGVPAANLREVDLCEDPLAADSELASTQQLPTELRAGQPLTLKLRPFQILTLRMVTR; from the coding sequence ATGTTTGATGATCGCAACCTGGTGGAAGAGCGCATATCCGACCTTGTGGAACGGCTGGAACGCGCATCGACCCGGACAGTGACCACCGCTACCGCGGGCGCGTGGCGGGCACCGGGAGAACCGGTTGATTTCCACACCGCCACCGCGCAAACTTACGAACCGTTTGCGGCGGGCACGCCCTGGGGGCCGGCGTGGAGCACCTGGTGGTTTGAGATTCGCGGTCAGGTACCTGCCGAGTATCTGCACGCGGACCTGGAGTTGAAAATCGATTTAGGGTTTGAGGGTGACTGGCCGGGCAACCAGTCCGAAGGCATGGTCTACACCCGGCAAGGCACCCCGTTAAAGGCGATTAACCCGATGAACAACGAGGTGGCGCTAAACCACGGCCACTTCGCCAGCCAACCTGACACGCAGATTCTGGACGGGGAAGGCCGCTTTCACGTGTTCGTTGAGGCCGGATGCAACCCGAACATGGGTGGGTTCATGAACCACCCCTCTGCGCAGGGGGATTTGCGTACCCGCACGGAGGAGAACCTGTGGGTTTTTAAGGGCGCGGAAGTTATTGTGCGTGACCGGGACGTGTGGGGATTGCAGCTCGACATGGAGGTTCTGAACGGCCTCATGCTAGAACTCCCGGCGGATTCCACGCGGCGTGCGGTGATTTTGCGGCAACTGGAGCGGGCTGCGAACACGCTCGAAGCTGGGCCCCTGGAACGAACGGCGGACGAAGCGCGGCAGGTGTTGGCGCCGGTAATTGATTCTGGGGTTGGCGGTTCGGCGCAGCAAATGACTGCGGTGGGGCACGCGCATATTGACTCGGCGTGGTTGTGGCCAATCCGCGAGACGCGGCGCAAAGTGGTGCGCACCTACTCGAATGTGACGGCGCTGGCGCAGCAGTATCCAGACATGCGTTTTGCCTGCACCTCCGCGCAGCACTACGAATGGTTGCGACAGGATAGTCCCGAGGTGTACGCGCGAGTTAAGGAAATGGTTGCGCGCGGGCAGTGGGAAGTGGTGGGTGGCATGTGGGTTGAACCCGACGCCAACCTGCCCAGCGGGGAAGCGCTGGTGCGGCAGTTGACAGTGGGGTTGAAGTGGTTCCAAGACCACCTGGGAGTGCGGCCACGCTGCTTGTGGCTCCCCGACTCGTTTGGTTATAACGGTGCGTTGCCGCAGATTGCCAAGCTTGCGGGCATGCAGTACTTCTTCACCCAAAAGCTGAACTGGAACCAGACCAACACGATGCCGCACCACACGTTCTGGTGGGAAGGCATTGATGGCACGCGTATTTTTACGCACTTCCCACCCGTGGACTGCTACGACTCAATCGTTAGCCCCAAAGAAGTGCGGTTCGCAGAAAAGAACTTCAAAGAAAAAGGCCTCACCCCTTATTCACTTCTGCCGTACGGGTACGGAGATGGTGGAGGCGGCCCCACCCGGGAGATGGTTGAGCGGGTGCGTCGACTATCGAACTGTGAGGGGGCGCCCGCAGTGCGATCCGGTGGGGTGGAGGAGTTCTTTGACCGCGCCCGCGCGGACTATCCGGATGCACCCGTGTGGTCGGGCGAAATGTACTTGGAGTTCCACCGCGGCGTATACACTTCCGCGCATCGCTTGAAGCAGGGGAACCGACGGGTTGAAGCCGCCATGTTTGAGCTCGAATGGTTAGCCACTGCGGTGAGCCAGCTGGGGAACACTGCCGATTCACGCAGGTACCCTCATGCGGAATTAACGCAGCTATGGCAACGAATGCTGCTGCTTCAGTTCCACGACATTTTGCCCGGAACGGGAATCGCGTGGGTAAATCAGGACGCGCAGGCGGAATACGCGCAGCTAGCAGATGATATTGAGGGCATGCGCGGCAAACTAATACGGCAACTGGACCACGCCTCGCAAACGCAGGCGGAAGAATCTACGGCTGACGCGCAAGAGCAGGCGGAAGAAAAGGCTGAGAGCGATAAGGCGCAGCCAAAGGATCCTGCGACTGAAACTGGCGCAAAGATTGGGGTGGGGGAGCATAAAGCGCTCACGGTGTTGAACGCCGCGCCCATTGATCGCACAGAAGTGATCGAGGCTGCGGGTGAGCTAGCGCTGGTGAATGTGCCCAGCATGAGCAGGACCCCGCTAGAAGAAGCGGTGTGCAAGCCAGAAAACACGGTTACGCTAGAAAAAACTGTCACGCGCGATAAACGCGAGCGGGCCGGTTCCGAAGTGGGTAAGCAAACCCGAGCGGCTAAACAAACCGAACCCTCTGAACAAGTCGACCTTGCTGAGCAAGCGGACGCCGAAGCAGAGGCCGGGTACGTGCTCGACAACGGTAAGATCCGCGTGACCATAAGTGCGGATGGGCTAATCACTCAGATACGCGACCTGGTGGCCGAACGGGAGGTACTGGCCACAGGGGCAGCGGCGAACCTGCTGCGCCTACACCCGGACAACCCCAGTTGCTTCGACGCGTGGGAATTGCAGCACCACTACCGTGCCAACCACCAAGACGTCACCGCAGTGGAATCAATCGAAACACATGCGGAACCTTTGCGCGGCACCGTTAGGGTTACCCGCCGGCACGGCGACTCCACGTTTGTGCAGACAATCAGTTTGGATGCGGATGCCACTCACGTTGATTTCGCGTTGGACGTCGACTGGCACGAGCGGGCTAAAGTGCTGAAAGTACTATTCCCACTAGACATCGCCGCCACCGACGTGAAAGATGAGATCCCATTCGGATGGATCAGCCGCCCAATGCAGACGAACACGCCGTGGGATTTCGCGCGGTTCGAAACCAGTGGACAGCGCTGGATGCTTCTGGATGAACCCGGATACGCAGTGGCGCTCGCCAACGACTCCACGTACGGCCACGACGTCCACCCCCTAACCACGGCCGGTGCTCGGCGGGCTGGGGTGCGCGTGGGGCTTACCGCGTTGCGCTCGGCTCAAGCGCCGGACCCGCATGTGGACGAGGGGCAGCAAAGCCTGCGTTACCGCCTGCAAGTGGGCTCTGACGTGCGAAAGGCAACTGAACTCGGCATCGGCTTAAACCAGCCGATCCGAACCCGCACCGCGAAAGTAAACGCAACGTCGCTGGCGTCGCTAACCACTGCGGCCACGCATGCGCACGCGGTGATTGACTCAGTTAAACGCGCGGACGACGAATCTGGCGACCTGATTGTCCGCCTGCACGAAAATGCAGGCGTGGGCAGCGAAGTCGCCTTGACCCTGGGGGTACCAGCCGCAAACCTGCGGGAAGTAGACCTGTGCGAAGACCCACTGGCAGCTGACAGTGAGCTCGCATCCACACAGCAACTTCCAACCGAACTGCGGGCCGGGCAGCCGCTCACCCTCAAACTACGACCTTTCCAAATCTTGACCCTAAGGATGGTGACCCGATGA